One segment of Micromonospora parathelypteridis DNA contains the following:
- a CDS encoding acyl-CoA dehydrogenase family protein: MTVDRILPTDEAHDLLGLATELADRELAPKAAAFEERAEFPRGVLRTLGRAGLLGLPYPEEYGGAAQPYEVYLQVLEILASRWLAVAEAVSVHTLSCYPVFAFGSDEQRKLLPDMIGGELLGAYCLSEPQGGSDAAALSTRADRDGDAYLVSGTKAWITHAGTADFYNVFCRTGGPGPKGISCLLADAGTPGITPQTAERTMGLRASPVAQIAFDEALVPADRLIGGEGMGFTIAMSALDSGRLGIAACAVGLAQAALDYAVSYARERQQFGRSIIDFQGLGFILADAATQISAARALTLAAARLRDAGRPYAIEAAKAKLFATDMAMRVTTDAVQVLGGAGYVADHPVERYMREAKVLQIVEGTNQIQRMVISRALAKG; the protein is encoded by the coding sequence ATGACTGTCGACCGGATCCTGCCCACCGACGAGGCCCACGACCTGCTGGGTCTCGCCACCGAGCTCGCCGACCGTGAGCTCGCGCCGAAGGCCGCAGCCTTCGAGGAGCGCGCCGAATTCCCCCGCGGCGTGCTCCGTACCCTCGGCCGGGCCGGCCTGCTCGGCCTGCCCTACCCCGAGGAGTACGGCGGCGCGGCCCAGCCGTACGAGGTGTACCTGCAGGTGCTGGAGATCCTGGCCAGCCGCTGGCTCGCGGTCGCCGAGGCGGTCAGCGTGCACACCCTGTCCTGCTACCCGGTGTTCGCGTTCGGCAGCGACGAGCAGCGCAAGCTGCTGCCGGACATGATCGGCGGCGAGCTGCTGGGCGCGTACTGCCTCTCCGAGCCACAGGGCGGCTCGGACGCGGCGGCGCTGAGCACGCGGGCGGACCGTGACGGCGACGCGTACCTGGTGTCCGGCACCAAGGCGTGGATCACCCACGCTGGGACGGCCGACTTCTACAACGTCTTCTGCCGCACCGGAGGGCCCGGCCCGAAGGGCATCTCCTGCCTGCTCGCCGACGCGGGCACGCCCGGCATCACCCCGCAGACGGCCGAGCGGACGATGGGGCTGCGCGCCTCCCCGGTCGCGCAGATCGCCTTCGACGAGGCGCTGGTGCCCGCCGACCGGCTGATCGGCGGCGAGGGAATGGGCTTCACCATCGCGATGTCCGCACTGGACTCCGGCCGCCTGGGCATCGCGGCCTGCGCGGTCGGGCTGGCCCAGGCGGCCCTGGACTACGCGGTCTCCTATGCCCGGGAGCGACAGCAGTTCGGCCGGTCCATCATCGACTTCCAGGGGCTCGGCTTCATCCTCGCCGACGCGGCCACCCAGATCTCCGCCGCCCGTGCGCTGACCCTCGCCGCGGCCCGGCTGCGCGACGCCGGTCGGCCGTACGCTATCGAGGCGGCCAAGGCGAAGCTCTTCGCCACCGACATGGCGATGCGGGTGACCACCGACGCGGTGCAGGTGCTCGGAGGTGCTGGCTACGTGGCCGACCACCCGGTGGAGCGGTACATGCGCGAGGCCAAGGTGTTGCAGATCGTGGAGGGCACCAACCAGATCCAGCGGATGGTGATTTCCCGAGCGCTGGCGAAGGGCTGA
- a CDS encoding Lrp/AsnC family transcriptional regulator, producing MEEIDRAIVAALTADGRLSYTDLAEKVGLSVSAVHQRVRRLEQRGVIKGYAARVSFEALDLPLTAFVAIRPFDPSQPDDAPERLAHLPEIDSCYSVAGEDFYMLLVRVASPTDLERVLQEIRTSANVTTRTTVVLSTPYENRPPKISAAAPSRSRSRVPEEPAGSTAG from the coding sequence GTGGAGGAGATCGACCGCGCCATCGTCGCCGCGCTGACCGCCGACGGCCGACTGTCGTACACCGACCTGGCCGAGAAGGTGGGGCTGTCGGTGTCCGCGGTGCACCAGCGGGTGCGCCGGCTGGAGCAGCGCGGGGTGATCAAGGGGTACGCGGCCCGGGTCTCGTTCGAGGCGCTGGACCTCCCGTTGACCGCGTTCGTGGCGATCCGCCCGTTCGACCCGTCGCAGCCCGACGACGCGCCGGAGCGGCTGGCTCACCTGCCCGAGATCGACTCGTGCTACTCGGTGGCGGGGGAGGACTTCTACATGCTGCTGGTGCGGGTGGCGAGCCCGACCGACCTGGAGCGTGTGCTGCAGGAGATCCGCACGTCGGCGAACGTCACGACCCGGACCACGGTGGTGCTCTCCACTCCGTACGAGAACCGGCCGCCGAAGATCAGTGCTGCGGCACCGAGTCGGTCGCGGTCCCGGGTGCCGGAGGAGCCGGCTGGTTCCACCGCAGGATGA
- a CDS encoding histidine phosphatase family protein: protein MGELLLIRHGETTWSASLRHTSYTDLELTPDGERQARTLAAFLAGRRFVTVLASPRSRALRTAQLAGLTVDGVDEDLSEWNYGEYEGRTTVDIHEDQPHWNIWTDGCPGGESPAQVGERLDRVLARVTPLLDRGSVALVGHAHSLRVLGARWIGLPPSAGGRLRLETATVSALGHEHGRQVILRWNQPAPPAPGTATDSVPQH, encoded by the coding sequence ATGGGAGAGCTCCTGCTGATCCGGCACGGCGAGACCACCTGGAGCGCCAGCCTGCGGCACACCTCGTACACCGACCTGGAGCTGACCCCCGACGGCGAGCGGCAGGCCCGCACCCTCGCCGCGTTCCTGGCCGGCCGGCGGTTCGTGACCGTGCTGGCCAGCCCCCGCTCCCGGGCGCTGCGCACCGCGCAGCTGGCCGGGCTCACCGTCGACGGCGTCGACGAGGACCTCAGCGAGTGGAACTACGGCGAGTACGAGGGCCGCACGACCGTCGACATCCACGAGGACCAGCCGCACTGGAACATCTGGACCGACGGCTGCCCCGGCGGGGAGTCACCCGCGCAGGTGGGCGAACGACTCGACCGGGTGCTCGCGCGCGTCACCCCGCTGCTCGACCGGGGCTCCGTCGCCCTGGTCGGCCACGCGCACAGCCTGCGGGTCCTCGGCGCCCGCTGGATCGGCCTACCACCGTCCGCCGGCGGGCGGCTGCGCCTGGAGACCGCCACGGTCAGCGCGCTCGGTCACGAGCACGGCCGGCAGGTCATCCTGCGGTGGAACCAGCCGGCTCCTCCGGCACCCGGGACCGCGACCGACTCGGTGCCGCAGCACTGA
- a CDS encoding CsbD family protein, producing MSFTEKARNKVEQMAGAARERVGDMTDNERMRGEGASQQSDARAKQAGQNVKDAGRNVKDSFTK from the coding sequence ATGAGCTTCACCGAGAAGGCACGAAACAAGGTTGAGCAGATGGCCGGCGCCGCGAGAGAGCGCGTTGGCGACATGACCGACAACGAGCGGATGCGTGGCGAGGGCGCCAGCCAGCAGAGCGACGCGCGCGCCAAGCAGGCCGGTCAGAACGTCAAGGACGCCGGGCGCAACGTGAAGGACTCCTTCACCAAGTGA
- a CDS encoding YnfA family protein, with translation MTVLRSLVLFALAALAEIGGAWLVWQGWREQRGLWWIAAGVVALGCYGFVATFQPDANFGRILAAYGGVFVAGSLGWAMVVDGFRPDRWDLAGAALCLLGVAVIMYAPRGTPA, from the coding sequence GTGACCGTGCTCCGTTCCCTGGTGTTGTTCGCGCTCGCCGCGTTGGCCGAGATCGGTGGCGCCTGGCTGGTCTGGCAGGGCTGGCGGGAACAGCGCGGGCTGTGGTGGATCGCCGCCGGTGTGGTCGCGCTGGGCTGCTACGGCTTCGTCGCCACGTTCCAGCCGGACGCGAACTTCGGCCGGATCCTGGCCGCGTACGGCGGGGTGTTCGTGGCCGGCTCGTTGGGTTGGGCGATGGTGGTGGACGGCTTCCGCCCGGACCGGTGGGACCTGGCGGGTGCGGCGCTCTGCCTGCTCGGCGTCGCGGTCATCATGTACGCGCCACGGGGTACGCCCGCCTGA
- a CDS encoding polysaccharide deacetylase family protein, with translation MGSRPPVVDHGPRTGDRVALTFDADMTDGMLQNLRTGKVKSYANLRILDLLEREEVPATFFLTGKWVQRYPALTRRIADNPRFELANHTYGHAAFTDDCYDLPRVPAKGMTADVAKTFEVIKPYGGRQTRYFRFPGLCHDAAALDALAPLGLTVVDGDVVSGDPFAKAWQPLVRAVLDKVRPGSVVIMHVTEANAAMTDEALPHILAGLRERDLVPAPLSEVLAAG, from the coding sequence GTGGGCAGTCGACCGCCGGTGGTCGACCACGGGCCGAGGACCGGTGACCGGGTCGCGCTGACCTTCGACGCGGACATGACCGACGGGATGCTGCAGAACCTGCGCACCGGCAAGGTGAAGTCGTACGCCAACCTGCGCATCCTCGACCTGCTGGAGCGCGAGGAGGTGCCGGCCACCTTCTTCCTCACCGGCAAGTGGGTGCAGCGGTATCCGGCTCTCACGCGGCGGATCGCCGACAATCCGCGCTTCGAGTTGGCCAACCACACCTACGGGCACGCGGCGTTCACCGATGACTGTTACGACCTGCCGCGGGTGCCGGCGAAGGGCATGACCGCCGACGTGGCGAAGACCTTCGAGGTGATCAAACCGTACGGGGGTCGGCAGACTCGGTACTTCCGGTTCCCGGGGCTCTGCCACGACGCCGCCGCGCTGGATGCGTTGGCGCCGCTCGGGTTGACGGTCGTCGACGGGGATGTGGTCAGCGGTGACCCGTTCGCCAAGGCCTGGCAGCCGTTGGTGCGGGCGGTGTTGGACAAGGTCCGCCCCGGCTCGGTGGTGATCATGCATGTGACCGAAGCGAACGCCGCGATGACCGATGAGGCCTTGCCGCACATCCTGGCCGGGTTGCGCGAGCGGGATTTGGTGCCGGCGCCGCTGTCGGAGGTGTTGGCCGCCGGCTGA
- a CDS encoding TetR/AcrR family transcriptional regulator: protein MPQKQRADARSNRERVVAAARETFAAAGLEAPMREVARRAGVGVATLYRHFPTRTELVTTVLAERVEACGVQMRRALDDPDPWRALSGTVRDFADRQIRDQALNEALLGSGEVSAVFGVERREHAQALNVLVARARAAGVLRDGVDVDDVRAGLLAIASLRRLPARTRAQVIGRLADLVLAGIRV, encoded by the coding sequence ATGCCTCAGAAGCAGCGTGCCGACGCCCGATCCAACCGTGAGCGGGTCGTGGCGGCAGCACGGGAGACGTTCGCCGCGGCGGGGCTCGAGGCGCCCATGCGCGAGGTGGCCCGGCGGGCGGGGGTCGGCGTGGCGACCCTCTACCGGCATTTCCCGACCCGCACCGAGCTGGTCACGACGGTCCTCGCCGAGCGCGTCGAGGCGTGTGGTGTGCAGATGCGCCGTGCTCTGGACGACCCCGACCCGTGGCGGGCGCTGTCCGGCACGGTCCGTGACTTCGCCGATCGGCAGATTCGCGACCAGGCGCTCAACGAGGCGCTGCTGGGGTCCGGTGAGGTGAGCGCCGTCTTCGGTGTCGAACGGCGGGAGCACGCTCAGGCGTTGAACGTGCTGGTCGCCCGCGCGCGGGCCGCGGGTGTGCTTCGTGACGGCGTGGACGTGGACGATGTTCGGGCCGGTCTGCTGGCCATCGCGTCCCTGCGGCGGTTGCCGGCGAGGACGAGGGCGCAGGTGATCGGCAGGCTCGCCGACCTCGTCCTCGCCGGAATCCGCGTCTGA
- a CDS encoding KamA family radical SAM protein, producing MTQTQPVETIPQPRHAPVAVPTAGQPYEYHRRPLVEPDWTRFPGWRHVTRDQWESAQWQRVNCVKNIKQLRTVFGDLIDESFYTDLEADQKALATMSMLVPPQMINTMVPFAPLTTEALLADPIRRYMIPVASDRRTDWPSHPYASRDSLHEHDMWVAEGLTHRYPTKVLAELLSTCPQYCGHCTRMDLVGNSTPAVDKLKLTLKPVERYDAHISYLKAHPGVRDVVVSGGDVANVPWRNLEAYLMRLLELETVRDIRLATKALMGLPQHWLQPDVVEGLERVARTAARRGVNLAIHTHVNHAQSLTPLVAKAAQTALDVGVRDVRNQGVLMRGVNATTPELLDLCFALQGEAGILPYYFYMCDMIPNAEHWRVPVWHAQQLQHDIMGYLPGYATPRIVCDVPFVGKRWVHMLTDYDRERGISYWTKNYRTSIESADLEALNKRYAYYDPIDTLPAGGQQWWDDHRDD from the coding sequence GTGACCCAGACCCAACCGGTTGAGACCATCCCTCAACCCCGTCACGCCCCGGTCGCCGTGCCGACGGCTGGGCAGCCGTACGAATACCACCGCCGCCCCCTGGTCGAACCCGACTGGACCCGCTTCCCCGGCTGGCGCCACGTCACCCGCGACCAGTGGGAATCCGCCCAGTGGCAACGCGTCAACTGCGTCAAGAACATCAAGCAGCTCCGCACCGTCTTCGGCGACCTCATCGACGAGAGCTTCTACACCGACCTCGAGGCCGACCAGAAGGCCCTCGCCACCATGTCGATGCTCGTGCCACCCCAAATGATCAACACGATGGTGCCGTTCGCGCCCCTCACCACCGAGGCGCTGCTCGCCGACCCCATCCGCCGCTACATGATCCCGGTCGCCTCCGACCGACGCACCGACTGGCCGTCACACCCCTACGCCAGCCGCGACAGCCTGCACGAACACGACATGTGGGTCGCCGAAGGCCTGACCCACCGCTACCCCACCAAGGTCCTCGCCGAACTGCTCTCCACCTGCCCCCAGTACTGCGGGCACTGCACCCGCATGGACCTCGTCGGCAACTCCACCCCCGCCGTCGACAAGCTCAAACTCACCCTCAAGCCCGTCGAGCGCTACGACGCCCACATCAGCTACCTCAAAGCCCACCCCGGTGTACGCGACGTCGTCGTCTCCGGCGGCGACGTGGCCAACGTCCCCTGGCGCAACCTCGAGGCGTACCTGATGCGGCTGCTGGAACTGGAGACGGTCCGCGACATCCGCCTCGCCACCAAGGCCCTCATGGGCCTGCCCCAGCACTGGCTGCAACCCGACGTCGTCGAAGGCCTCGAACGGGTCGCCCGCACCGCCGCCCGCCGCGGCGTCAACCTCGCCATCCACACCCACGTCAACCACGCCCAGTCGCTCACCCCACTGGTCGCCAAGGCCGCCCAGACCGCCCTCGACGTCGGCGTCCGCGACGTCCGCAACCAGGGCGTGCTCATGCGCGGCGTCAACGCCACCACCCCCGAGCTGCTCGACCTCTGCTTCGCGCTACAGGGCGAAGCCGGGATCTTGCCCTACTACTTCTACATGTGCGACATGATCCCCAACGCCGAGCACTGGCGGGTCCCGGTCTGGCACGCCCAGCAGCTCCAGCACGACATCATGGGCTACCTCCCCGGCTACGCCACCCCCCGCATCGTCTGCGACGTCCCCTTCGTCGGCAAGCGCTGGGTCCACATGCTCACCGACTACGACCGCGAGCGCGGCATCTCCTACTGGACCAAGAACTACCGCACCTCCATCGAGTCCGCCGACCTGGAGGCGCTCAACAAGCGCTACGCCTACTACGACCCGATCGACACCCTGCCCGCCGGCGGCCAGCAGTGGTGGGACGACCACCGCGACGACTGA